In Archangium violaceum, the following are encoded in one genomic region:
- a CDS encoding peptidoglycan DD-metalloendopeptidase family protein, whose amino-acid sequence MRPPLPTLGPQPKKSPVGPVMVVSLLLGLSAGGVWWWKQRLTSEKPPAANEQPVTPPVAMGSGDTGAAPHPASPNPAPAAAAATAPAPMVPDSAKATGLAHASVRIDGPLETAMVVAAGPEIGPALAQVVTRTLVWWVDVPGDLRRGDTLDILYETRPNEEPLVHAVRFTSNKTGQTHRTYRFQAESDKNPRYYLPSGEELELRLENSPLDDYEQVTSLLRDGRRHKGVDFKTPVGTPVKAPFAGVIRRKNWSFRFNGNCLELEETGGKRRRAIFLHMDELPRSVKVGDRFATGAMLGRSGNSGRSFAPHLHYQLEVGEDRVLDPYETHRTYRRSLPAAQRPTLEVEIRRLDGLLGTTVAGG is encoded by the coding sequence ATGCGGCCGCCTCTTCCCACCCTCGGACCCCAGCCGAAAAAGAGCCCCGTGGGGCCGGTGATGGTCGTCTCCTTGCTGCTCGGCCTGAGCGCCGGAGGCGTCTGGTGGTGGAAGCAGCGACTCACCTCGGAGAAGCCGCCCGCCGCGAACGAGCAGCCCGTCACCCCGCCCGTGGCCATGGGCTCCGGGGACACCGGCGCCGCGCCCCATCCCGCCTCGCCCAACCCCGCTCCGGCGGCCGCCGCCGCGACGGCTCCGGCCCCCATGGTCCCGGATTCGGCCAAGGCCACCGGGCTCGCCCATGCCTCCGTCCGCATCGACGGCCCGCTGGAGACGGCCATGGTCGTCGCCGCCGGCCCCGAGATCGGTCCCGCGCTCGCCCAGGTGGTGACGCGCACGCTGGTGTGGTGGGTGGATGTGCCGGGCGACCTGCGCCGCGGTGACACCCTCGACATCCTCTATGAGACGCGCCCCAACGAGGAGCCCCTCGTGCACGCGGTGCGCTTCACCAGCAACAAGACGGGCCAGACGCACCGCACCTACCGCTTCCAGGCCGAGAGCGACAAGAACCCCCGCTACTACCTGCCCAGCGGCGAGGAGCTGGAGCTGCGCCTGGAGAACTCGCCCCTGGACGACTACGAGCAGGTGACGTCGCTGCTGCGCGATGGCCGCCGCCACAAGGGCGTGGACTTCAAGACGCCCGTGGGCACTCCCGTGAAGGCCCCCTTCGCCGGCGTCATCCGCCGCAAGAACTGGAGCTTCCGCTTCAACGGCAACTGCCTCGAGCTCGAGGAGACGGGCGGCAAGCGCCGCCGCGCCATCTTCCTGCACATGGACGAGCTGCCCCGCTCGGTGAAGGTGGGCGACCGCTTCGCCACGGGCGCCATGCTGGGCCGCAGCGGCAACAGCGGCCGCTCCTTCGCGCCCCACCTGCACTACCAGCTCGAGGTCGGCGAGGATCGCGTGTTGGATCCCTACGAGACCCATCGCACCTACCGGCGCTCGCTGCCGGCCGCCCAGCGTCCCACCCTCGAGGTCGAGATTCGCCGGCTGGATGGGCTGCTCGGCACCACGGTAGCCGGCGGCTGA
- a CDS encoding sigma-54-dependent transcriptional regulator — protein sequence MAKVLVIDDEANLRKVLAAMLRRDGFDVTVAADGEQGLAEFHKNGADIVVTDLVMPKAGGMEVLRAVNAANPDVPVIIITAHGTVDSAVEAIKAGAFDYVTKPFDQAELSAAIAKASKAHDIAQRSVRADAKARAAIIGESTQLQDVFKIIDKVADTPSTVLITGESGTGKELIASALHGASSRRDKPFIKINCAAIPHNLLESELFGYERGAFTGAVTSKPGRFELADGGTLFLDEIGEIPVEMQVKLLRALQEGEFERVGGIKTTRVDVRLIAATNRDLQAEIEAGRFRKDLYYRLAVVPIMLPPLRERRGDIPMLAGHFVEKYNRKLNKKIEAIDDDAMALLRAYNWPGNIRELENLIERVLLFADGPHITAKDLPDPIRQGSSTPAPAPSAAPLESPPGEGGLKDIVRMKAAELEKDLITKALEETGGNVTRAAKLLQISRKSLQTKMKEFGLRDTTAQDGRDEGIDD from the coding sequence ATGGCGAAAGTTCTGGTCATCGACGACGAGGCGAACCTGCGCAAGGTGCTCGCCGCCATGCTGCGCCGTGACGGCTTCGACGTCACGGTCGCCGCCGATGGCGAGCAGGGTCTCGCCGAGTTCCACAAGAACGGCGCGGACATCGTCGTCACCGACCTCGTCATGCCCAAGGCCGGCGGCATGGAGGTGCTGCGCGCCGTCAACGCCGCCAACCCCGACGTCCCCGTCATCATCATCACCGCTCACGGCACCGTCGACTCCGCCGTCGAGGCCATCAAGGCCGGCGCCTTCGACTACGTCACCAAGCCCTTCGACCAGGCCGAGCTCTCCGCCGCCATCGCCAAAGCCTCCAAGGCGCACGACATCGCCCAGCGCTCCGTTCGCGCCGACGCCAAGGCCCGCGCCGCCATCATCGGCGAGTCCACCCAGCTCCAGGACGTCTTCAAGATCATCGACAAGGTGGCGGACACCCCCTCCACCGTCCTCATCACCGGCGAGAGCGGCACCGGCAAGGAGCTCATCGCCTCCGCCCTCCACGGCGCCTCCAGCCGCCGCGACAAGCCGTTCATCAAGATCAACTGCGCCGCCATCCCCCACAACCTCCTCGAGTCCGAGCTCTTCGGCTACGAGCGCGGCGCCTTCACCGGCGCCGTCACCTCCAAGCCCGGCCGCTTCGAGCTGGCCGACGGTGGCACCCTCTTCCTCGACGAGATTGGAGAGATTCCCGTCGAGATGCAGGTGAAGCTGCTGCGTGCCCTCCAGGAGGGTGAGTTCGAGCGCGTGGGCGGCATCAAGACGACGCGCGTGGACGTGCGGCTCATCGCGGCCACCAATCGCGATCTGCAGGCGGAGATCGAGGCCGGGCGCTTCCGCAAGGATCTGTACTACCGCCTGGCGGTGGTGCCCATCATGCTCCCGCCCCTGCGCGAGCGCCGCGGCGACATCCCCATGCTCGCGGGGCACTTCGTGGAGAAGTACAACCGCAAGCTCAACAAGAAGATCGAGGCCATCGACGACGACGCGATGGCGCTGCTGCGGGCCTACAACTGGCCCGGCAACATCCGCGAGCTGGAGAACCTCATCGAGCGCGTACTCCTCTTCGCCGACGGGCCGCACATCACCGCGAAGGATCTTCCGGATCCCATCCGCCAGGGCTCCAGCACCCCAGCGCCCGCTCCCTCGGCCGCTCCACTCGAGTCCCCGCCCGGCGAGGGTGGGCTCAAGGACATCGTCCGCATGAAGGCGGCCGAGCTGGAGAAGGACCTCATCACCAAGGCCCTGGAGGAAACGGGCGGCAACGTCACGCGAGCCGCCAAGCTGCTGCAGATCAGCCGCAAGTCCCTCCAGACGAAGATGAAGGAATTCGGCCTGCGAGACACCACCGCCCAGGACGGGCGGGACGAAGGCATCGACGACTGA
- a CDS encoding family 1 encapsulin nanocompartment shell protein, whose product MPDFLGHAENPLREDEWARLNETVIQVARRSLVGRRILDIYGPLGAGVQTVPHDEYTGVSPGAVDIVGEQETASVFTDARKFKTIPIIYKDFLLHWRDIEAARLHNMPLDVSAAAGAAALCAQQEDELIFYGDPKLGHEGLMNAAGRLTVPLGDWTTPGAGYLAIVEATRKLNESGHYGPYAVVLSPRLFSLLHRIFEKTGVLEIETIRQLAADGVFQSNRLRGDSGVVVSTGRENMDLAVAMDMVAAYLGASRMNHPFRVLESLILRIKHPDSICTLESSPVRG is encoded by the coding sequence ATGCCTGACTTCCTTGGACATGCCGAGAACCCGCTGCGCGAGGACGAGTGGGCTCGCCTCAACGAGACCGTCATCCAGGTCGCCCGGCGCTCCCTCGTCGGTCGTCGCATCCTGGACATCTACGGTCCGCTGGGCGCCGGTGTGCAGACCGTCCCCCATGACGAGTACACCGGCGTCAGCCCCGGTGCCGTGGACATCGTCGGCGAGCAGGAGACGGCCTCCGTCTTCACCGACGCGCGCAAGTTCAAGACGATCCCCATCATCTACAAGGACTTCCTGCTGCACTGGCGCGACATCGAGGCCGCCCGCCTCCACAACATGCCCCTGGACGTGTCCGCCGCCGCCGGCGCCGCCGCCCTGTGCGCCCAGCAGGAAGACGAGCTCATCTTCTACGGTGACCCCAAGCTCGGCCACGAGGGGCTGATGAACGCCGCCGGCCGCCTCACCGTGCCGCTCGGGGACTGGACCACCCCCGGCGCCGGCTACCTCGCCATCGTCGAGGCCACCCGCAAGCTCAACGAGTCCGGTCACTACGGCCCCTATGCCGTCGTCCTCTCGCCCCGCCTCTTCTCCCTGCTGCACCGCATCTTCGAGAAGACGGGCGTGCTGGAGATCGAGACCATCCGTCAGCTCGCCGCCGACGGCGTCTTCCAGTCCAACCGCCTGCGCGGTGACTCGGGCGTCGTCGTCTCCACCGGCCGCGAGAACATGGACCTCGCCGTCGCCATGGACATGGTCGCCGCCTACCTGGGCGCCTCCCGCATGAACCACCCCTTCCGCGTCCTCGAGTCGCTCATCCTGCGCATCAAGCACCCCGACTCCATCTGCACCCTCGAGTCCTCACCGGTCCGCGGTTAG
- a CDS encoding ferritin, with protein MAGPPDNDLSTDVALVRRVLARELETINEYEAFARASSSPEIRDFFMHLAAEEKEHVAEAVHMLRLLDAGQEAHFTKPVVEGHFQGAIQGQPSQPSQAPAPAAPTAPAPAAPPPRNGRGAAPEPPPSLLPPQRVVYGVPAPPPSPGTQPLTVGSLRRSR; from the coding sequence ATGGCCGGTCCCCCAGACAACGACCTCTCGACCGATGTCGCGCTCGTCCGCCGTGTGTTGGCGCGCGAACTGGAGACCATCAACGAGTACGAGGCTTTCGCTCGTGCTTCCTCCAGTCCGGAGATCCGCGACTTCTTCATGCACCTCGCCGCCGAGGAGAAGGAGCACGTCGCCGAGGCCGTCCACATGCTTCGCCTCCTCGACGCCGGTCAGGAGGCCCACTTCACCAAGCCCGTCGTCGAGGGCCACTTCCAGGGCGCCATCCAGGGCCAGCCTTCCCAGCCCTCCCAGGCTCCCGCTCCGGCGGCTCCCACCGCACCGGCTCCCGCGGCTCCCCCGCCCCGCAACGGGCGCGGCGCCGCACCCGAGCCGCCTCCTTCCCTGCTTCCTCCCCAGCGCGTCGTCTACGGCGTGCCGGCCCCGCCGCCCAGCCCGGGCACCCAACCCCTGACCGTCGGCTCGCTGCGGCGCAGCCGCTGA
- the murJ gene encoding murein biosynthesis integral membrane protein MurJ: MGLVRERVLAHYLGNSGMAAVFKAALRIPNFLQNLFGEGVLSGSFIPVYAGLLGKGDSKEADRVAGAVFGLLALATGVLVAVGMLATPLFVDTVAPGFEGEARAMAIRLVRILFPGTGMLVLSAWCLGVLNSHRKFFLSYLAPVVWNLAIIAALLVAGGRGLGEERLVVVLSYAVVVGSVLQFLVQVPSVLKLLGHFRPSLSMANESVRQVLRSFGTVVLGRGVVQISAYIDTSYASLIAARALSTLTYAQTIYLIPVSLFGMSISAAELPEMSRAAGTGEEVAAKLRARIEAGSRRIAFFVVPSSAALLFIGDVVAGALLQTGKFTGGDTRYVWYVLMGASVGLVAAALGRLYASTFYALKDTRTPLRFAALRVCLDAALAWFLAFKVPGLLGLPAHMGTAFFPLSGGLMAWFESTMLRRMLARQLGPVKLPRGMGKLWGAAVAAGLTGLGIKVGLARVLGPMPGVAQEWGGHFLSAPALHPILLFGAVVLPFGAIYFGLTWALGVPESKSVLQRVLGRRLIR; this comes from the coding sequence ATGGGGCTGGTGCGCGAGCGTGTCCTGGCGCACTACCTGGGCAATTCGGGGATGGCCGCCGTGTTCAAGGCGGCGCTGCGCATCCCCAACTTCCTGCAGAACCTCTTTGGAGAGGGGGTGCTGTCGGGCTCGTTCATCCCGGTGTACGCGGGGCTGCTGGGGAAGGGGGACTCGAAGGAAGCGGATCGGGTGGCGGGGGCGGTGTTCGGGCTGCTCGCGCTGGCCACGGGTGTGCTGGTGGCGGTGGGAATGTTGGCCACGCCGCTGTTCGTGGACACGGTGGCCCCGGGCTTCGAGGGCGAGGCGCGCGCGATGGCCATCCGGCTGGTGCGCATCCTCTTCCCGGGCACGGGGATGCTGGTGCTGTCCGCGTGGTGCCTGGGGGTGCTCAACAGTCACCGGAAGTTCTTCCTGTCGTACCTGGCGCCGGTGGTGTGGAACCTGGCGATCATCGCGGCGCTGCTGGTGGCGGGAGGACGGGGGCTGGGCGAGGAGCGGCTGGTGGTGGTGCTCTCCTACGCGGTGGTGGTGGGCAGCGTCCTGCAGTTCCTGGTGCAGGTGCCCTCGGTGCTGAAGCTGCTGGGACACTTCCGGCCCAGCCTGTCGATGGCCAACGAGTCCGTACGCCAGGTGCTGCGCAGCTTCGGGACGGTGGTGCTCGGGCGCGGGGTGGTGCAGATCAGCGCCTACATCGATACGTCCTACGCGTCGCTCATCGCGGCGCGGGCGCTGTCGACCCTGACGTACGCGCAGACGATCTACCTCATCCCGGTGAGCCTCTTCGGCATGTCGATCTCCGCGGCGGAGCTGCCGGAGATGTCGCGCGCGGCGGGGACGGGGGAGGAGGTGGCGGCCAAGCTGCGAGCGCGCATCGAGGCGGGCTCGCGCCGCATCGCCTTCTTCGTGGTGCCGTCGTCGGCGGCGTTGCTGTTCATCGGGGACGTGGTGGCGGGGGCGCTGCTGCAGACGGGCAAGTTCACCGGCGGGGACACGCGCTACGTCTGGTACGTGCTGATGGGGGCGTCGGTGGGCCTGGTGGCGGCGGCGCTGGGACGCCTGTACGCCTCGACCTTCTACGCGCTGAAGGACACACGCACGCCACTCCGCTTCGCGGCACTGCGGGTATGCCTGGACGCGGCGCTGGCCTGGTTCCTGGCGTTCAAGGTACCAGGGCTGCTCGGCCTGCCGGCGCACATGGGAACGGCCTTCTTCCCGCTCTCGGGTGGGCTGATGGCCTGGTTCGAGTCGACGATGCTGAGGCGGATGCTCGCCCGGCAGCTGGGGCCGGTGAAGCTGCCGCGAGGGATGGGGAAGCTATGGGGGGCGGCGGTCGCGGCGGGGCTGACGGGGCTGGGCATCAAGGTGGGGCTGGCGAGGGTGCTGGGGCCGATGCCGGGGGTGGCGCAGGAGTGGGGAGGACACTTCCTCTCCGCGCCGGCGCTGCACCCGATCCTCCTCTTCGGGGCGGTGGTCCTGCCCTTCGGGGCGATCTACTTCGGGCTGACATGGGCGCTGGGGGTGCCCGAGTCGAAATCGGTCCTCCAGAGGGTCCTGGGCCGGAGGCTCATCCGTTAA
- a CDS encoding S1 RNA-binding domain-containing protein: MSDEKNGSVGSGGGGGAGGFGPKKPKATFGDVMLGIPAGRGGEREERGGRDRDRRSDRPRGEGEREARPAKPEGEAGGQPRAASGEGAPRGERRERGGDRGGRGGERGGGGRGGERRPQGPMVVVKRASGAVETRGPVTPAPAATAPAEPAATTEAPVAAAESAPVASAAPAPKAPVAPTPSSALYEEVPESESFAEMFAAQQKDGGMPARRSVRIGEKVTGTIFQLGADTAFVTLSNAKSEAMIELRELKDDEGVLRYGVGDTIEAHVIEAGARGILLSRALAKGSANMAMLAEARASGMPVEGMVLSVNKGGVEVAIGDVRAFCPISQLDIRFVEKPDQFIGEKLTFRVTEVRDRNVVLSRRSLLEDEQKKLAAKTRESLAEGKVVKGKVTGVRDFGAFVDLGGVEGMIPVSEMSYMRVAHPSDVVKQGDEVEVEILRMEPAQPNSPDKAKQKERITLSMRARQEDPFKTALAEIKEGDRLQGKVVRLQPFGAFVELRPGVDGLVHISALSERRIAHPRDVVQVGETVWVQVEKIDANDKRIGLRRITEEEAQRPAEERPVAAAEEKKPAEPAAPRPKVGQVVVGKVDRIEPYGVFLVFPGGKGLIPAAETGTERGTDLRKKFSLGQELKVALVDIDASGKIRLSITAAERAEERAEVEAWTKSQQPVGGGKKGLGTLADLFKQKLGK; the protein is encoded by the coding sequence GTGAGCGACGAGAAGAACGGTTCCGTGGGTTCTGGCGGCGGCGGCGGGGCGGGAGGCTTCGGTCCCAAGAAGCCGAAGGCCACTTTTGGCGACGTGATGCTGGGCATCCCGGCGGGCCGTGGCGGCGAGCGCGAGGAGCGCGGTGGCCGTGATCGGGACCGCCGCTCGGATCGCCCGCGAGGAGAAGGAGAGCGAGAGGCCCGTCCGGCGAAGCCGGAGGGTGAGGCGGGAGGACAGCCCCGTGCGGCTTCCGGCGAGGGAGCACCGCGCGGCGAGCGCCGTGAGCGCGGTGGAGACCGCGGCGGCCGGGGTGGCGAGCGCGGGGGTGGAGGCAGAGGCGGCGAGCGCCGGCCGCAGGGCCCGATGGTGGTGGTGAAGCGTGCCTCGGGCGCGGTGGAGACGCGGGGTCCGGTGACGCCGGCTCCGGCGGCGACCGCTCCGGCCGAGCCGGCGGCGACGACCGAGGCCCCGGTGGCCGCGGCGGAGTCCGCTCCGGTCGCGTCGGCGGCTCCGGCGCCGAAGGCTCCGGTGGCTCCGACGCCGAGCAGCGCGCTCTACGAGGAGGTCCCCGAGTCGGAGTCCTTCGCGGAGATGTTCGCGGCGCAGCAGAAGGACGGCGGCATGCCGGCCCGGCGCTCGGTGCGAATCGGCGAGAAGGTGACGGGCACGATCTTCCAGCTCGGCGCGGACACGGCCTTCGTGACGCTGTCCAACGCCAAGAGCGAGGCGATGATCGAGCTGCGCGAGCTCAAGGACGACGAGGGTGTGCTGCGCTACGGCGTGGGAGACACCATCGAGGCGCACGTCATCGAGGCGGGCGCTCGGGGCATCCTGCTGAGCCGCGCGCTGGCCAAGGGCAGCGCCAACATGGCGATGCTGGCCGAGGCCCGCGCCTCCGGCATGCCGGTGGAGGGCATGGTCCTCTCGGTGAACAAGGGTGGCGTCGAGGTGGCGATCGGCGACGTGCGCGCCTTCTGCCCGATCAGCCAGCTGGACATCCGCTTCGTGGAGAAGCCGGACCAGTTCATCGGCGAGAAGCTCACGTTCCGCGTGACCGAGGTGAGGGATCGCAACGTGGTGCTCTCGCGCCGCTCGCTGCTCGAGGACGAGCAGAAGAAGCTGGCGGCCAAGACGCGCGAGTCGCTGGCCGAGGGCAAGGTGGTCAAGGGCAAGGTCACGGGTGTGCGTGACTTCGGCGCCTTCGTGGACCTGGGCGGAGTGGAGGGGATGATCCCCGTCTCCGAGATGTCCTACATGCGCGTGGCCCACCCGAGCGACGTGGTGAAGCAGGGCGACGAGGTGGAGGTGGAGATCCTCCGCATGGAGCCCGCGCAGCCGAACTCGCCGGACAAGGCGAAGCAGAAGGAGCGCATCACGCTCTCGATGCGCGCGCGCCAGGAGGACCCCTTCAAGACGGCGCTCGCGGAGATCAAGGAGGGCGACCGGCTGCAGGGCAAGGTGGTGCGGCTGCAGCCCTTCGGCGCCTTCGTGGAGCTGCGTCCGGGCGTGGACGGCCTGGTGCACATCTCCGCGCTGTCCGAGCGCCGCATCGCGCACCCGCGCGACGTGGTGCAGGTGGGCGAGACCGTCTGGGTGCAGGTGGAGAAGATCGACGCGAACGACAAGCGCATCGGTCTGCGGCGGATCACCGAGGAGGAGGCGCAGCGCCCCGCCGAGGAGCGTCCGGTCGCCGCCGCCGAGGAGAAGAAGCCGGCCGAGCCCGCGGCGCCTCGCCCGAAGGTGGGCCAGGTGGTGGTGGGCAAGGTGGACCGCATCGAGCCCTACGGCGTGTTCCTCGTGTTCCCGGGCGGCAAGGGTCTCATCCCCGCGGCCGAGACGGGCACGGAGCGCGGCACGGATCTGCGCAAGAAGTTCTCGCTGGGCCAGGAGCTGAAGGTGGCTCTGGTGGACATCGACGCGTCCGGGAAGATCCGCCTCTCCATCACCGCCGCCGAGCGGGCCGAGGAGCGCGCGGAGGTCGAGGCGTGGACGAAGAGCCAGCAGCCAGTCGGTGGTGGCAAGAAGGGACTGGGCACCCTGGCGGATCTGTTCAAGCAGAAGCTGGGCAAGTAG
- a CDS encoding 2OG-Fe(II) oxygenase: MREYVTHRNALPGTSLESLREALLSSRFVARSPLMGTFQGSRGFAFIFTETGRVKLEERFPFIRDYLELVVDPASWRGLLPWRERLFGPRKERRRPNAFYLNLLLVEPGQGVGRHIDATLQGPSGVPGATPEHVSVLYLNVPEGAKGGALVLSRGNEPLGEVRPKPGLLVHFRGDLTHEVQPFTGGGEGALRASLVCEQYAFEPEALARLPEFRIQSKAGFAAYLEEHRERGT; the protein is encoded by the coding sequence GTGCGCGAGTACGTCACCCATCGCAATGCCCTGCCGGGAACGAGCCTGGAGTCCCTGCGGGAGGCCCTGCTCTCGTCACGTTTCGTGGCGAGGAGCCCGCTGATGGGGACGTTCCAGGGCAGCCGGGGCTTCGCGTTCATCTTCACGGAGACCGGGCGGGTGAAGCTGGAGGAGCGCTTCCCGTTCATCCGGGACTACCTGGAGCTGGTGGTGGACCCAGCGAGCTGGCGGGGACTGCTGCCCTGGCGGGAGCGGCTCTTCGGTCCGAGGAAGGAGCGGCGGAGGCCGAACGCCTTCTACCTGAACCTGCTGCTGGTGGAGCCCGGGCAGGGGGTGGGCCGGCACATCGACGCGACGCTGCAGGGGCCGAGCGGAGTGCCGGGAGCGACGCCCGAACACGTGAGCGTGCTCTACCTGAACGTGCCCGAGGGCGCGAAGGGAGGAGCACTGGTGCTCTCGCGCGGTAACGAGCCGCTGGGTGAGGTACGTCCGAAGCCAGGATTGCTGGTGCACTTCCGGGGGGACCTGACGCACGAGGTACAGCCCTTCACGGGAGGCGGAGAAGGCGCCTTACGAGCGAGCCTCGTATGCGAACAGTACGCGTTCGAGCCCGAGGCGCTCGCGCGATTGCCCGAGTTCCGCATCCAGTCCAAGGCGGGCTTCGCGGCATACCTGGAGGAGCACCGCGAGCGCGGCACATAG
- a CDS encoding acyl-CoA desaturase, whose amino-acid sequence MSGGALDSQGRRPGDGQVRWDVGKSLWFTLMSLGALVGAVPTFTPSAFVLFAVTTALTLCAGHSVGIHRLLIHKAFRVPKWLEYVLVYLGVLVGLGGPRGLVRLHQTRDFHQNEPWCHDYFAHRQPAWRDYFWNLHCRFEFSQPFEPRGDERVDADAFHGFLERTWRLQQLPWALLLFALGGVPWLVWGVFVRVTVSTVGHWFVGYVAHRSGYRGWHNAGAAVQGFNSLLLGALSMGEGWHNNHHAFPSSARLGIQWWELDLGWGFIALLRAVGLATDVHLPDERSQAHHAQPLTHR is encoded by the coding sequence ATGTCTGGTGGAGCGTTGGATTCGCAGGGGAGGCGCCCGGGAGACGGGCAGGTGCGGTGGGATGTGGGCAAGTCGCTCTGGTTCACCCTCATGAGCCTGGGGGCGCTGGTGGGGGCGGTGCCGACCTTCACGCCGTCGGCGTTCGTGCTCTTCGCGGTGACCACGGCGCTGACGCTGTGCGCGGGGCACTCGGTGGGAATCCACCGGTTGCTCATCCACAAGGCCTTCCGGGTACCGAAGTGGCTGGAGTACGTGCTCGTCTACCTGGGCGTGCTGGTGGGCCTGGGCGGGCCGCGCGGACTGGTGCGCCTGCACCAGACCCGGGACTTTCATCAGAACGAGCCCTGGTGCCACGACTACTTCGCGCACCGGCAACCCGCCTGGCGCGACTACTTCTGGAACCTGCACTGCCGTTTCGAATTCTCCCAACCCTTCGAGCCCAGAGGGGACGAGCGGGTGGATGCGGACGCCTTCCATGGCTTCCTCGAGCGCACGTGGAGACTGCAACAGCTTCCCTGGGCCCTGCTCCTGTTTGCGCTTGGGGGAGTGCCCTGGCTGGTGTGGGGCGTCTTCGTGCGCGTGACGGTGAGCACCGTCGGTCACTGGTTCGTGGGCTACGTCGCACATCGGAGCGGCTATCGCGGCTGGCACAACGCGGGCGCGGCGGTGCAGGGCTTCAATAGCTTGCTGCTCGGCGCACTGAGCATGGGGGAGGGCTGGCACAACAACCACCATGCCTTCCCGAGCTCGGCGCGGCTGGGCATCCAATGGTGGGAGCTCGATCTGGGGTGGGGGTTCATCGCGCTGCTGCGCGCGGTGGGGCTGGCCACGGACGTCCATCTGCCGGACGAGCGCTCGCAAGCCCACCACGCCCAACCGCTGACGCACCGGTGA
- a CDS encoding DNA topoisomerase IB produces MTHIETLRQRGIRRVGSPKRGFRYQQPNGKPLPAQERERIEALKIPPAWTDVLISPSATSKLQALGKDGAGRWQYRYHESFTKQRETEKFKRVVDFARALPKLRRRVAADLRKPGLGRDRVMACLLRILGTCFIRPGSQQYADENKSFGLATLRARHVKVKGDTVIFDFPGKSGKQQHHELKDRQVARVVRECLKLPGRDVFKFVLDDGFVVDVRRRHINEYIQEVMGARYSAKDFRTWGGTLICACALARAKERVRREVAKDGPKVAKKTMVAAVKEVAEHLGNTPTVARDSYIYPSVLAMFEKGRVVERYFESVTELARHEKPALHCSEKALLEMLAEGKRPVV; encoded by the coding sequence ATGACGCACATCGAGACACTGCGGCAGCGGGGAATCCGTCGGGTCGGCAGTCCCAAGCGTGGCTTCCGCTACCAGCAGCCGAACGGGAAGCCATTGCCCGCGCAGGAGCGCGAGCGCATCGAGGCGCTGAAGATCCCCCCCGCGTGGACGGACGTACTGATCAGCCCGTCGGCGACCTCGAAACTGCAGGCCCTGGGGAAGGATGGCGCGGGACGGTGGCAGTACCGCTACCACGAGTCCTTCACGAAGCAGCGGGAGACGGAGAAGTTCAAGCGCGTCGTGGACTTCGCGAGGGCCCTGCCGAAACTGCGGCGGCGGGTGGCGGCGGATCTGCGCAAGCCGGGGTTGGGACGCGACAGGGTGATGGCGTGCCTGCTGCGGATCCTGGGCACGTGCTTCATCCGGCCCGGGAGCCAGCAGTACGCGGACGAGAACAAGAGCTTCGGGCTGGCCACGCTGCGAGCCAGGCACGTGAAGGTGAAGGGGGACACGGTCATCTTCGACTTCCCGGGCAAGAGCGGGAAGCAGCAGCACCACGAGCTGAAGGATCGGCAGGTGGCGCGCGTGGTGCGCGAGTGCCTGAAGCTCCCGGGGAGGGACGTCTTCAAGTTCGTGCTGGATGACGGGTTCGTGGTGGACGTGCGGCGGCGCCACATCAACGAGTACATCCAGGAGGTGATGGGGGCGCGCTACAGCGCGAAGGACTTCCGCACGTGGGGAGGGACGCTCATCTGCGCCTGCGCGCTGGCGCGAGCCAAGGAGCGAGTGCGCCGTGAGGTCGCCAAGGACGGGCCGAAGGTGGCGAAGAAGACGATGGTGGCGGCGGTGAAGGAGGTGGCCGAGCACCTGGGGAACACGCCGACGGTGGCGAGGGACTCGTACATCTACCCGTCGGTGCTGGCCATGTTCGAGAAGGGGCGCGTGGTGGAGCGCTACTTCGAGTCGGTGACGGAGCTGGCCCGGCACGAGAAGCCCGCCCTGCACTGCTCGGAGAAGGCGCTGCTGGAGATGCTGGCGGAGGGAAAGAGGCCCGTGGTGTAG